The genomic window GTATCGCCATAATAACCGAGGAGGATCTGTCCATAGTAACCCTTGAGGGCTTTATCCTTCACCGTGAAAGATGGTAGTATTAGACTGATGGCTAACCCGGTAAGAGGAGGCGTAAAGATGGTTCAGGATAAAATAGAGAAAGTGAAGATAAACGAAGCGGATATGTACGCAGCTGGGGCTTACAAGGGCAAGGAGAAGATAATCCTGGTCTTCGGGCTTAACGACGAAAACTTTGGTCTGGACGTCCAGGATATCAGAGAGATAGTCAGGGTTCCTCCTATCATCACCAGAGTGCCTAACGCTCTGAGACATATCAAAGGTGTCATTAACCTGAGAGGGACTATCGTGCCTGTGCTGGATATATCTTTGAGGATCGGTGGAAGCTCTAACGATATGTCGAGCGAGTCCAGGATTGTAGTGGTGGAATTCTCCGAGATCCTGTTCGGTATTTTGGTGGATAACGTCAAAGAGGTAAACACCATATACGAGGATCAGATAGAGCAGGTGTCGGACCTTGAATCCACGGTGGATCAGGAGTTTATGAGAGGTGTCGCAAAAATGGAGGACGGTCGTATCATAGTCCTTCTCGACCTTCCCGCCCTTTTCCAGATCGATGCCCTCGTGGGGTACGCCAGGGAAGAGGAGTAGCATAAACCATGCTCCTTGTGGATCTTCACCTCCACAGCGACTGTTCCGATGGTACCGAGACACCGGAAAACCTGGCCTTGATGGCTAGAAGGCATTCTATCGCTGTAGCGAGTCTGACCGATCACGATACGGTGGAAGGGGTGCCGTCTTTTCTGAAAGCCTGTAAAAAGTGGGGAGTTAAGGGCCTTTCTGGGGTGGAGTTGTCCGCTGAATATCCCTCTACTATGCATATACTGGGATACGGTTTTGATCCATCCCACGACGGTATGTGTGTAGAGCTGGAGAACTTAAGGCGTCACAGAGATGAAAGAAATCTGGAGATAATAGAGAGATTGCGGGCTATAGGGTTGGATATATCCATCGAGGACGTGCTCGAGGAGTCTAAAGGGGATGTAGTCGCCAGACCTCACGTAGCTAGGGCCATGATCAGAAAGGGATATTCTCTCTCTATGCGGGACTGTTTTGAGAGATACCTCAAAAGGGGAGCCCCAGGGTATGTCTCCAGGAAACGTCTCTCGCCGGAGAGGTCTATCTCCCTTATAAGAGAGGCCGGAGGGGTACCGGTCCTGGCTCACCCGATCCAGACCTCCAGAAATCTCCTGGAGTTGAAAAACATCCTTTTTTCCCTTAAGGAGATGGGACTCTGGGGATTAGAGTGCCTTTCCAGACACCACGAAGCGGATCAGATATATCAATATATGGCGATGGCCTCAGACCTCGGTCTGCACTGCACCGCCGGATCGGATTACCATGGATCAAATCGGATAGGGGTATCTATGGGAGTTCCTGTAGCGGAGGACCTTCTTCCATGGGCTAGGCTTGGGATATCCCTTTAGATCTCGAGACGGAGGGAGCTGTGGCTCTCTCCGTTAATCGTGCCTGAGCTGAGCTAGATCTCGTAGGGGGAAATGAATTTGAATATAGTGGATTTTAGAAGCGACACGGTTACCTGTCCTGATGGAGGGATGAGAAAGGCCATCTTCGAGGCCTCAGTTGGAGATTCGGGATATGGAGATGACCCCTCCATAAACGAATTGGAATCTTTGGCGGCGGATATAGTCGGTCAGGAGGCCGCTATCTTCGTTCCGTCGGGGGTGATGGGGAATATCACCGCCTTAGGCTCTCACTGCAGGAGAGGAGAGGCGGTCCTTGTAGGTGATAAATCCCACATATATAGGTATGAAGGAGGAGGTCTCTCCGCCATAGCGGGACTTTTGCCCTATGCCTTAGACGACTCCTCCGGTCTTCCGTCTCCCGAATCGGTCCTGAACAGCTGTCCTGAGGTAAACGTTCATTTTGCCCAGACTTCGCTGTTGTGCCTCGAGGTCACCCATAACGATAGAGGTGGCTTGGCTCAGCCATTGTCCGACTTCAAGGCTGTCGTAGAGGCCGGCAGGGAGAAAGGGCTGGCTATCCATTTGGACGGAGCGAGGGTCTTTAACTCTGCCGTGGCCTGGGGAGTGGACGTAAAGGAGTACACCTCCTCGGTGGACTCGGTTCAATTCTGCCTCTCTAAAGGGCTAGGTGCCCCTATGGGGGCGATGCTGTGCGGTTCGGAGGAGTTTATCTCCAGGGCTCGGTTTGAGAGAAAAAGGCTCGGTGGAGAACTTCGTCAGGCCGGTTTTATGGCGGCGGCGGGGATATACGCCCTTAAAAACAACATCCCTAAACTGCTGGAGGACCACGAAAACGGTCAGGTTTTGGCTGACACCCTTGCCCAAGGGGGGCTGATCGTCGAGCCCGTACCTCAGGGAACCAGGAGGACCAACATGGTCTACGTGAATTTGGCTGAAAAAGGTCCTTCTTCCTCCGAGTTAGCCGCCTCCTGTAAACCCAAGGGAGTCCTTTTCAACGATATGGAGCCTCGAAGGTTCAGACTCGTAACCCATCTTGGCATGGACAGAGAAGAGGTTATCAGAGGAGCAAACTGCATTTTAAGAGAGGCACTGACAGCCTGATGTTACCTATAGAGAGGATAGAGGAGGTCTCCAGGCTCCTTCTCGAAAGGGCTATAGGACGGGGAGCCTCGATGGCCGACGTAATTTACAGTGACTCTGTAACCAGAACCCTATCCATGAGAGATGGTCAGGTAGAGACCTCCAGAAGCTCTCAGTCCGGCGGAATAGGCCTGAGGGTAGTGGATTCGGAAGGCCGGCAAGGGGTGGCCAGTGGCAACGGTTTTGATCAAAATTCACTGACCCAGATAGTGGACTGGGCCATGGACAACTGTGGCCTTTCAGAGCCCGATCCATGGGTTACGATGGCGCCTCCGACCAAAGAAGAAGATCTGGACCTTGACCTCTGGGACCCTGAAGTGCCGTCTATCTCCGGAGAGGAGCGGCTGGAAAGGTGTTCAGAGATGCACCGCTTGGCTTCCTCTATGGACAAAAGGGTTATCTCCGTCAGAAGCGCTTCATGGAGCGATGGAGTAGGTCTGTCTTTCTACGCCAACTCCCTCGGTGTTGCTTCATGGCACAGAGGATCTATTGTAGGGGCTGGCCTGTCTTTGGTGGCCGAGGAAGACCAGGCCATGGAGATGGGAGGAGCTGGATTCCATCGCCGACACCTGGGGGATATGGATCTATCTCTCATAGCCCAAAAGGCGGTAGAGGACGTAGTGGGTACGTTGAACGGCAGACCTATCCCCTCCGGCCTGTATGACCTGTATTTACCGCCTGATGGAGCGTCGTCTCTGCTGGACGTCCTATCGGAGATGCTCTTCGCTTCCTCCGTCCAGAAAGGCCGGTCTCTGTTTAGGGATCGACTAGGGGATTCGGTCGGAGCCTCCTGCCTGACCGTCGTCGACGATGGTCGACTGATTAGGGGCATGGGATCCTCCTGCCTGGACGGAGAGGGAGTCCCATGTTCCAGGAAAGTCCTGATCGACCAAGGTAGGCTAAAGGGCTTTCTCCACTGTCTCAGCTCGGCGAAAAAAGAGGGCGTAGAGCCCACAGGCAACGGATTTAGGGGCATATCCTCCAATCCCGAGGTGGACGTGACCAACCTCTTTATCGAAAAAGGTGAAAATCACCCTGAGTATATGATCTCCTGGATAGATAGAGGACTCTGGGTCTCCGAGTTTCAGGGACTTCATACGGTGAATTCGGTTACAGGCGAATTCTCCCTTGGAGCTAAAGGGAGACTTATCGAAAACGGAGCGGTTAAAGGCCCTGTATCCGGAGTCACCGTCGCCGGTAACCTCTTAGACCTCATAGGAAATATATCCTACGTCGGAAACGATTTAACTTTCTTTGGGGATATAGGGTCACCTTCGCTGGTGATACGAGATGTGGCTCTGGCGGGGGCGTAGGTTTCTTTGGGCTTTCATCCTGCTACTGAGCTTTCCCCTCTCCCTCTGGGCTGAGAGCTGGCAACTCGTTAAGGATGGAGCCTCTGTAGGCACCGTTAACGTCAAATACGTCGAGAGCGACACCTACGTAGCGATAGGAGAGATGGCCAGGCTTTTAGGCTATTCCGCTAAGTCCCTGAACGATGGACTGCTTATAGCTAAGGGAAACGTCAACCTTCAGGTTATTCCTAACGCCGCGGCGGTATGGCTAGGTTATGAGATCCTATCCCTCAGGAAGAAGGCTTTTGTATCCGATGGGCGATGGTGGATGGACTCAGAGTCTTCTTTGGCGGTGATGGAGAAACTTTTGGCTAAATCGGGGGATGGAGCCAGGCTTTTGTGGCGAGGTGGGTCATCCCCGTCGGTGGAGGTCGCTGCCCCTAAGGCTCCTCCTGTATCTCCCACGCCTTCCGTTTTGCCTTTGTCTAAAGTCGAAGCGGCGTCCTTCCGGTGGGGTGTTCACGAAGACAGGGTTAGATTGGTCGTCGAGACGGAGGGAAAAGTTCCCTTTAAGTCCGTTGCCGATGGTCTGAGGTTTTCATTTAAGGCTAAACCTCAAGTTGGACCTTCTCCCGACCCATCGGTCTCGACGGAGATAAAAAAAGATGGAAATGGTTGGATTCTATTGGTATCCTCTCCTGGGTGGAAACACACCGTGTTTGAGCTGACCGACCCTCACAGGGTTGTGGCGGATTTTTTGAGACCTTCCGTCGCCCCTGCGGTGGTGTCTCTCCCCCCTACCGCTCCTTCTCCCTCAAAACCCCGTCCCGCCCCTTCGTCGAAAAAAAGGCCTCTGGTGGTGGTGGATCCGGGGCACGGTGGAAAGGATCCCGGTGCGGTCGCCCACGGTCGTAGGGAAAAGGATCTGGCCTTACAGATATCCAAGAGACTGGTAAAGAACATCCAAGCTCTTGGAATGGACGCTAGGCTGACCAGAGATGGAGATCGTTATCTAAAGCTCAGAGAGAGGACGGACCTCGCAAACAAGTGGGACGCCGATGCCTTCGTCAGCATACACCTTAACGCCCTGCCCAAGGGAAGACACGCAAAAGGCGTCGAGATATACCTAATGGCCCTTCCTACCGACAAAGACGCTATGGAGCTAGCCAAGATAGAGAACGCCGAGATCGCGGAGGGCGGAAACGGCCAGGGAGGGGATAAGACAAGCCTTCTTCTCAGCATACTGGGCGATATGCAGCAGAACAATAAAATTCAGGAGAGCACCAACTTTGCGGAGGCTCTCTTCGCCGCTGGAAAGAGGGGCAAACTGCCTATGAGAAGGGTCGCTCAGGCCCCTTTCTACGTCCTTAGAGGGGCGGCTATGCCAGCGGTTCTGGTGGAGACCGGTTTTATCTCCGAGCTTTCAGAGGCTAAAATGCTGGCGGACCCCTCCTACCAGGAAAGACTCGCTAAATCCCTGGCTCAGGGTATAAAGGCGTATTTAAAATGACAGGAGATGATTGACCTGAGAGAGGATATGGGGATATCGAGTGATAGACGAGGCAGAAGAAGCAGGCAGGAGAGGGATACAAAACCGTCGGGTCCTCTAAAATTCCTGGTGAGAGCTCTGGCCTGGGGAGCGGTGGCCACGATATTTTTCTCCATGGGTTATCTCAGTTCCGGCTGGTTACTCAACTATCTCGATGGCAGAGGAATCGGAGGACAGCCGGAGGTCGTCAGTTCCGTAGAGCAGGCGGATAACCTGATGTCCTCCTCCGGAGAGGGCATACAGACCCTTGTGGACATGGGCAAGAGGGTGACGTTCAATATATATGTCCCCGACGATAAGGGAAAGATGATAAGGGAAAAGGTCGAAATGGCTTCAGGGGTCATGGAGGACGACGTGATAAAGCTCCTCGAGACCCTTCTGTCCAGGCTTTCGGAGGCTAAGGTCTTCGCCTCCGACGTTAACATTAAAAATGTATTTAGGGATGGAGAGGTGATGTATCTGAATTTCAACGAACCCTTTCAGATCGCTCTGTCTAAACTCTCCGCACAAAAAGGTTCTTTGGTGATGACCGGAGTGGTCAGAAGCGTCACCGATAACTTTATGCCCGTGGCCAGGGTACAGTTTATGATAAACGGAGAGATCCGGGAATCGGCGGGAGAAGTCCCTCTCTCTGTTCCCTGGGAGCTTAGAAAACAATCTTGATATATTGTGAGGTTCTTTTGGGGATATGAAAAATAATTTATTAGAGAAACGGGAAGACGGGAGATCTGGATCGGATCTGCGGGAAATATCCTTCGAGAGAGGTTATACCTGCTATGCCGAGGGATCCTGTCTGGTCTCCTTTGGAAAGACTAAAGTTCTCTGTAACGTATCGGTGGAGGAGAAAGTCCCTCCTTTTTTAAGGGGGTCCGGGAGTGGATGGATAACGGCGGAATACTCCCTCTTGCCCAGGTCGACTTCTACCAGGGTTCCTAGGGATATATCAAAAGGACGTCTTAACGGCAGAAGCAGCGAAATTCAGAGGCTTATAGGCCGATCCCTCAGGGCCGCTGTGGATCTCGAGCAGCTAGGGGAGAGGACCTTATGGGTGGACTGCGACGTCATACAGGCCGACGGAGGAACCAGGACCGCCGCCATTACCGGTGGCTTTGTGGCGGTGGTAGATGCCCTGAGATACCTTTGGAGATCCGGCAAAGTTGGGGTTATACCTCTGAGGTCTCACGTCGCAGCGGTTAGCGTAGGGACCGTAAAGGGAAGGCTTCTGTCGGACCTGTGCTACCAGGAGGACAGCCATGCGGACGTGGACATGAACGTCGTCATGGACGGCAACGGAAATTACATAGAGATACAGGGAACCGGGGAAAACGGCGTATTCAGCAAAGGAGAGCTTCAGGACATGTTGTCCCTTGCGGCAAACTCTATCGAAAAGCTCGTCGCCTTACAGGAAAATGCCCTTGATATGGATGGAGAGGAGCTGGAAGCCCTTGCATCTTCGTGATATGGTTATAGCCAGTGGGAATAAAGGCAAGTTCGTCGAGTTTCGAGACCTTCTGAGTCCTTTAGGTATCGAACTCCATTTTGGCAAAGATATGTCCGATCTAGACGTTGAGGAGACAGGGTCAAGCTTTCTCGAGAACGCAACCCTCAAGGCAGGTGCCTGGGCTTCACACGCTAAAATGGCGGCCCTCGCTGACGATAGCGGCATAGAGGTGGAGGCTCTTGACGGTCGACCGGGAATATACTCCGCCAGGATGGGGGCCGATGAGCGGTCCTGTCGAGATTGGCTTTTAAACGAGCTCCAGGGGGTTGAGAACCGAAAGGCGAGATACACCGCCGCACTGGTCCTGGCTTTGCCCGACGGTGGAATATGGTCTACGGAGGAATATTGCTACGGGACGGTGGCCGTGGAACCTAGAGGCGAAAACGGTTTTGGATACGATCCTATATTTATACCTGAAGGATACGACGTGACCTTCGGGGAGCTGGACGGATCCATAAAGTCTTCCATATCCCATAGGGCAAAAGCGTCGAGAAATTTTATAAAGTGGCTTGCAGAGGGCGGAAATATGGTAAAATAGCCCGGCTATAAGTCGGATCGTTCAATCTATCAGGAGGTGCAGAGGATGAAGACCGCATTGGCTATCGTCCACATTTTGCTCTGTCTCGTGCTGATATCGGTGGTTTTGATGCAGCACAGAAAACAAGGTGGCTTTGGAGGGCTGTTCGGTGGCGGAAGCCAGGCCGACGTGTCGTCCAACCAGTGGCAGCGGTTTACGGCTCTTACCAAGATAACTGTCGTCGTTACCGTGTTGTTTATGTTGACGTCGGTTGTCCTGGTAGTGTCCTAGGGCAGTTCGTCATGACAGAACGGGGGAGTATATCCCGGTTGCAGGATGTCTCTCGTCTAACCGTCGACGAGGACAGGATATTTAGCGCTACCCACGAGGAAATTCTCAACGGAGAGACCACGGATATCTATTTCGTAAAGACCAGAGATGTGCTAAAATCCGGCAGTCTCCTTGGAACTGACGTTGTCGCCGAGGTCTTTACCAGAAAAAGCGGTGTTTTTGCCGGCCTTTCGGAGATGCTTTTTCTCTTGAAGGATTGCGGTGACATCAAGGTAGAGGCTCTCTCCGAAGGGGATGAGTTCTCCTCCAGAGAGGTTCTAGTCAGGATAAGCGGTCCTTACGGATCTTTTGGGATGCTTGAGACCGTCTATCTTGGCATGCTTGCCAGCTCCACCGCCTGGGCGACCGCCGCTAGAGAGTGTGTCGTAGCCGCTCAGGGGAAGCCTGTTCTGTGCTTTGGAGCTAGGCACGTTCACCCCGCAGTTGCCCCTGCTATGGAGCGAGTTGCGGTTAGGTTCGGAGGCTGTCAGGCCGCTAGCTGTATTTTAGGGGCCAAGCTCGCTGGCATGGAACCCTCGGGGACCGTTCCACACGCCGCCATTCTGATAGCTGGGGATACCTTAAAACTGGCGAGGCTCTACGATCAGGCTATGGCTCCCGATGAACCGAGAATCGTCCTGGTCGACACCTTCAAGGACGAGACTGAGGAGTCTCTTAGGATCGCTGAGGCCCTCGACGGAAGGCTTTCAGGGGTCAGGCTCGATACTCCAGGGGAAAGAGGGGGAGTTACCCCCGAGCTGGTTCGAGAGCTGAGATGGCGACTGGACTGTGCTGGTTTTAAAGAGGTCTCCATTATCGCTTCCGGCGGCATAACCCCTGAGAGGATAAAAGTGCTTTCAGAAGCGGGAGTGGACTCCTTCGGCGTTGGAAGCTACATATCCAACCCTAGTCCTAGGGACATGACTATGGATATAAAAATGATAGACGGCAGACCTATAGCTAAAAGAGGGCGGTTGCCGGGGCTTCAGGAAAATCCTAGGCTTAAAAGAGTTCTTTGATTACAGTCTTCCCCTTTTCGATCCGCCTTTCTACTTCACGATTCGGCTGCCACACCCCCAGATAATGGCCGTTACGTGTTGGAGAACGTGGCTCCCCAGAGTCCTGAGCGAAGAATCGAAATGCAGGGATATGTTAAATAAAATAATAATATTGGATAAAATACAAGGAGAGTGTTGGGAATGAGCGATCACCGCACCTTCATGGCCAAGAAGGGCACCCTCCAGCGTTGCTGGTACGTTGTCGATGCCACCGATAAACCTCTCGGTAGGCTCGCCGCCCAGGTGGCTATGGTTCTTATGGGCAAGCATAAGCCCACTTACACGCCCCACGTCGACACTGGAGACTTTGTCATAGTGATAAACGCAGAGAAGATCAGACTTACCGGCAACAAGCTGGCTAAGAAGGTCTACAGCCACTCAGGACATCCTGGCGGATTCAAGGAGACTACCTACGGGGATATCCTCCGTAAGTTCCCTGAGAGGCTCATAGAGAAGGTCGTAAAAGGCATGGTTCCCCGGAATAAGCTACAGATGTCCCG from Dethiosulfovibrio salsuginis includes these protein-coding regions:
- a CDS encoding chemotaxis protein CheW, with product MVQDKIEKVKINEADMYAAGAYKGKEKIILVFGLNDENFGLDVQDIREIVRVPPIITRVPNALRHIKGVINLRGTIVPVLDISLRIGGSSNDMSSESRIVVVEFSEILFGILVDNVKEVNTIYEDQIEQVSDLESTVDQEFMRGVAKMEDGRIIVLLDLPALFQIDALVGYAREEE
- a CDS encoding PHP domain-containing protein translates to MLLVDLHLHSDCSDGTETPENLALMARRHSIAVASLTDHDTVEGVPSFLKACKKWGVKGLSGVELSAEYPSTMHILGYGFDPSHDGMCVELENLRRHRDERNLEIIERLRAIGLDISIEDVLEESKGDVVARPHVARAMIRKGYSLSMRDCFERYLKRGAPGYVSRKRLSPERSISLIREAGGVPVLAHPIQTSRNLLELKNILFSLKEMGLWGLECLSRHHEADQIYQYMAMASDLGLHCTAGSDYHGSNRIGVSMGVPVAEDLLPWARLGISL
- a CDS encoding threonine aldolase family protein, whose protein sequence is MNLNIVDFRSDTVTCPDGGMRKAIFEASVGDSGYGDDPSINELESLAADIVGQEAAIFVPSGVMGNITALGSHCRRGEAVLVGDKSHIYRYEGGGLSAIAGLLPYALDDSSGLPSPESVLNSCPEVNVHFAQTSLLCLEVTHNDRGGLAQPLSDFKAVVEAGREKGLAIHLDGARVFNSAVAWGVDVKEYTSSVDSVQFCLSKGLGAPMGAMLCGSEEFISRARFERKRLGGELRQAGFMAAAGIYALKNNIPKLLEDHENGQVLADTLAQGGLIVEPVPQGTRRTNMVYVNLAEKGPSSSELAASCKPKGVLFNDMEPRRFRLVTHLGMDREEVIRGANCILREALTA
- a CDS encoding TldD/PmbA family protein — protein: MLPIERIEEVSRLLLERAIGRGASMADVIYSDSVTRTLSMRDGQVETSRSSQSGGIGLRVVDSEGRQGVASGNGFDQNSLTQIVDWAMDNCGLSEPDPWVTMAPPTKEEDLDLDLWDPEVPSISGEERLERCSEMHRLASSMDKRVISVRSASWSDGVGLSFYANSLGVASWHRGSIVGAGLSLVAEEDQAMEMGGAGFHRRHLGDMDLSLIAQKAVEDVVGTLNGRPIPSGLYDLYLPPDGASSLLDVLSEMLFASSVQKGRSLFRDRLGDSVGASCLTVVDDGRLIRGMGSSCLDGEGVPCSRKVLIDQGRLKGFLHCLSSAKKEGVEPTGNGFRGISSNPEVDVTNLFIEKGENHPEYMISWIDRGLWVSEFQGLHTVNSVTGEFSLGAKGRLIENGAVKGPVSGVTVAGNLLDLIGNISYVGNDLTFFGDIGSPSLVIRDVALAGA
- a CDS encoding N-acetylmuramoyl-L-alanine amidase family protein: MWLWRGRRFLWAFILLLSFPLSLWAESWQLVKDGASVGTVNVKYVESDTYVAIGEMARLLGYSAKSLNDGLLIAKGNVNLQVIPNAAAVWLGYEILSLRKKAFVSDGRWWMDSESSLAVMEKLLAKSGDGARLLWRGGSSPSVEVAAPKAPPVSPTPSVLPLSKVEAASFRWGVHEDRVRLVVETEGKVPFKSVADGLRFSFKAKPQVGPSPDPSVSTEIKKDGNGWILLVSSPGWKHTVFELTDPHRVVADFLRPSVAPAVVSLPPTAPSPSKPRPAPSSKKRPLVVVDPGHGGKDPGAVAHGRREKDLALQISKRLVKNIQALGMDARLTRDGDRYLKLRERTDLANKWDADAFVSIHLNALPKGRHAKGVEIYLMALPTDKDAMELAKIENAEIAEGGNGQGGDKTSLLLSILGDMQQNNKIQESTNFAEALFAAGKRGKLPMRRVAQAPFYVLRGAAMPAVLVETGFISELSEAKMLADPSYQERLAKSLAQGIKAYLK
- a CDS encoding GerMN domain-containing protein → MIDLREDMGISSDRRGRRSRQERDTKPSGPLKFLVRALAWGAVATIFFSMGYLSSGWLLNYLDGRGIGGQPEVVSSVEQADNLMSSSGEGIQTLVDMGKRVTFNIYVPDDKGKMIREKVEMASGVMEDDVIKLLETLLSRLSEAKVFASDVNIKNVFRDGEVMYLNFNEPFQIALSKLSAQKGSLVMTGVVRSVTDNFMPVARVQFMINGEIRESAGEVPLSVPWELRKQS
- the rph gene encoding ribonuclease PH, whose product is MKNNLLEKREDGRSGSDLREISFERGYTCYAEGSCLVSFGKTKVLCNVSVEEKVPPFLRGSGSGWITAEYSLLPRSTSTRVPRDISKGRLNGRSSEIQRLIGRSLRAAVDLEQLGERTLWVDCDVIQADGGTRTAAITGGFVAVVDALRYLWRSGKVGVIPLRSHVAAVSVGTVKGRLLSDLCYQEDSHADVDMNVVMDGNGNYIEIQGTGENGVFSKGELQDMLSLAANSIEKLVALQENALDMDGEELEALASS
- the rdgB gene encoding RdgB/HAM1 family non-canonical purine NTP pyrophosphatase produces the protein MHLRDMVIASGNKGKFVEFRDLLSPLGIELHFGKDMSDLDVEETGSSFLENATLKAGAWASHAKMAALADDSGIEVEALDGRPGIYSARMGADERSCRDWLLNELQGVENRKARYTAALVLALPDGGIWSTEEYCYGTVAVEPRGENGFGYDPIFIPEGYDVTFGELDGSIKSSISHRAKASRNFIKWLAEGGNMVK
- the secG gene encoding preprotein translocase subunit SecG, which translates into the protein MKTALAIVHILLCLVLISVVLMQHRKQGGFGGLFGGGSQADVSSNQWQRFTALTKITVVVTVLFMLTSVVLVVS
- a CDS encoding nicotinate phosphoribosyltransferase, with the protein product MTERGSISRLQDVSRLTVDEDRIFSATHEEILNGETTDIYFVKTRDVLKSGSLLGTDVVAEVFTRKSGVFAGLSEMLFLLKDCGDIKVEALSEGDEFSSREVLVRISGPYGSFGMLETVYLGMLASSTAWATAARECVVAAQGKPVLCFGARHVHPAVAPAMERVAVRFGGCQAASCILGAKLAGMEPSGTVPHAAILIAGDTLKLARLYDQAMAPDEPRIVLVDTFKDETEESLRIAEALDGRLSGVRLDTPGERGGVTPELVRELRWRLDCAGFKEVSIIASGGITPERIKVLSEAGVDSFGVGSYISNPSPRDMTMDIKMIDGRPIAKRGRLPGLQENPRLKRVL
- the rplM gene encoding 50S ribosomal protein L13 — protein: MSDHRTFMAKKGTLQRCWYVVDATDKPLGRLAAQVAMVLMGKHKPTYTPHVDTGDFVIVINAEKIRLTGNKLAKKVYSHSGHPGGFKETTYGDILRKFPERLIEKVVKGMVPRNKLQMSRKLKVYAGSVHPHAAQKPVEMNV